The proteins below come from a single Cupriavidus sp. WKF15 genomic window:
- a CDS encoding glucoamylase family protein encodes MNLKLNLTFPLRAFGASAAPSPWDSTAPVRQELFGIERLEQHAQSLAAAQPVTASPPRVASLRSRLRDNAAVLLAAYRASAAELEGGAEVAPAAEWLLDNYHIVEEQIREIRDDLSPGYYRQLPKLAEGPFTGYPRVFGLAWAFVAHTDSYLDPDILRRFIAAYQRIQPLTIGELWAVAITLRIVLVENLRRLTGQITAGRVARADADALAARLLATGGARTALETDIAARPAAPLSELFAAQLARRLRDQDPRTMPALGWLEERLGLQGTSIDEVVLHAQQRQGASNVTVRNIITSMRLMSDIDWAEWFESVSLVDARLRAGSDFAEMDFPTRNLYRNAIEELARGASCPELRVAELALSATPTPASSADEVDDRVDATEDGRRVDPGYHLIGAGRCALERAIGFRAPPRLWVSRCCKQLGLGGYVGALVLVTAALLALALWLLPADLAPGWLVLLALCWIVPASEVATALVNRALAGRLGATILPGLELKAGVPPALRTLVVVPTLLTGEADLCEQIERLEVHHLAGAGGELSFALLTDGVDADREALPGDARLLAVASAAIARLNQRHGPGPAGDRFLLLHRRRVFNAAQGQWMGWERKRGKLHELNRLLRGASDTSYVPVDGRAPQVPAGVRYVITLDADTRLPRDAALRLIGKMAHPLNQPRFDAARQRVVGGYGILQPRVTPSLPIGREGSLYQRVFSGPGGIDPYAAAASDVYQDLFGEGSYTGKGIYDVNAFEAALGDRVPENTLLSHDLFEGVFARSGLASDVEVVEEFPARYDVAARRQHRWTRGDWQLLGWIFGHHKGIHAVPAIGRWKMLDNLRRSLLAPLLLLSLVLCWFLPWPAGPLATALPLAALAIPAVLPSVLSGLRHRSGMRLRNHMQALLADLRLAATQTLLVLAFVPDQTWRAGDAIARTLARLYSTHRHLLEWTTAAQSATRPRLDLAGFYRQMAGGTLLALSMAAAGVGLLPSSWPLVLPFVLLWLTAPALALWASRAPAVARRLALPEADALALRLTARRTWRFFETFVTPADNMLPPDNFQETPRPVVAHRTSPTNIGLYLLSAIAARDFGWAGTTESVERMEAAFGAMRKLPRYRGHFHNWYETLSLQPLHPAYISSVDSGNLAAHLIAVANACEEWKNAAAPDPRHGLADTARLANEALAALPFAHSEPGRQLGELLAEIDTVLAGSLTMATGATGAPALGPLTDKVVRLVHDNHPAAGDDRVADLTFWAGALQRAVIEHERDQLQQAEVPQALAARLTALAHTARELAMAMDFAFLLDPARKLLSIGYSLADNRPDVSCYDLLASEARLASLFAIAKGDVLTPHWFRLGRMATPLGKGSALISWSGSMFEYLMPSLVMRAPAGSLLEQTARLVVARQQGYGQSLGIPWGVSESAYNARDREFTYQYSNFGVPGLGLKRGLSENAVIAPYATGLAAMVDPKAACDNYRRLAELGALGCYGFYEALDYTRARLADSETVAIVRSFMAHHQGMTIVAIANALHDGRMRARFHREPMIQSCELLLQERMPRNVAVAHPRAEEVKASAAAVLPQDSAVRRFTAPATGNPVTHLLSNGRYTVMLTTTGMGYSRWRDLAVTRWREDATRDDSGSFIFLRDTQSGTTWSASAQTAADGERGGEVVFAEDCAEFVRHDGSLTTILEVLVSGEDDGEVRRVSLVNNGRRPREIELTSYAEMVLATRASYDAHPAFSRMFIQTAHLAESGALTATRRLRSPEEPPVWAAHFSVVEGDVVADPQYESDRARFLEGGRTPAACAVVTAGLPLSNTVGTVLDPIFSLRQRVRIAPGGSARVAFWTVIATSHADLLDLIDKHQDRNAFDRAKTLAWTQAQVELRHLDVDAAEAADFQRLAAPLLYADARFRAPPNAILRGAGPQSALWPLAISGDLPVVLLRIDEIEDIVQVRQLLRAHEYWRMKGLAVDLVIVNERASSYIQDLQIAIETAVRSSHSQSHASEEGVHDPIHGSVYTLRADMMQPEARALLQSVARVALIARRGAIADQLARLPAVAAPLPVPVRRRKPAPHSLPPVPAQPGLEFFNGLGGFDQDGREYVVVLNAGQSTPAPWINVIANPGFGFQASASGSGYTWAENSRDNQLTPWSNDAVADPCGEAIYVRDEDSFQIWSATAQPIRDNGTYTARHGHGYSRFTHEANEIALALLQYVALDDPIKISRLTLRNLSSVSRRLSVTAYTEWVLGTSRGASAPFIATAPDEATGAILIRNPWSTAFPGRVAFADLGGRQTAWTADRTEFLGRNGGPEAPAALLGKAPLSGTTGSGLDPCTALQCNVELAADETVEVVSFIGQCASAAEASALIARYRETDLDAALASVTRHWQGLLGAVQVRTPDRAMDIMLNGWLLYQTLACRIRARSAFYQASGAYGFRDQLQDHMALTLASPDATRRHLLRAAGRQFVEGDVQHWWLPHSGQGVRTRISDDRVWLAFATASYIASSDDTAVLDEMVPFLEGQILGPTEADAFFQPMVSDISASLFEHCARGIDSCMAHAGDHGLPLIGGGDWNDGMNLVGAGGKGESVWLGWLLVRTLAMFAPLAQTRDAGRARRWQAHAALLREALEREAWDGDWYCRATFDDGTWLGSKDREECRIDAIAQSWAVLSGAADPARARAAMASLEKYLVRHEDGLALLFTPPFDKGPLDPGYIKGYPPGLRENGGQYSHAAMWAVLAFARLGAADKAVELFSLLNPINHALTPVAVERYKVEPYVVAADVYSVPPHIGRGGWTWYTGAAGLMYRAGVEGILGIRKEGNRLVIAPCIPASWPGFKATVNVASTRYEISVETPLHCASDVSQAILDGVSIPCKDGQASVPLDGGEHALLVLV; translated from the coding sequence TGCGCTGGCCGCGCGGCTGCTGGCCACAGGGGGCGCCCGCACGGCACTCGAAACGGATATTGCTGCACGCCCTGCTGCGCCGCTGTCCGAGTTGTTCGCCGCGCAACTCGCCAGACGCCTGCGCGACCAGGACCCGAGAACCATGCCGGCACTGGGCTGGCTTGAGGAACGCCTCGGGCTGCAGGGCACTTCGATCGATGAGGTGGTGCTGCACGCGCAGCAGCGGCAAGGCGCCTCCAACGTGACAGTGCGCAACATCATCACGAGCATGCGGCTGATGTCTGATATCGACTGGGCTGAGTGGTTCGAGAGCGTCAGCCTTGTCGACGCGCGGCTGCGCGCGGGCAGCGACTTTGCCGAGATGGATTTTCCGACCCGCAACCTGTATCGCAACGCAATCGAGGAACTCGCGCGCGGCGCCTCGTGCCCGGAGCTCAGGGTTGCCGAGCTGGCGCTCAGCGCCACGCCAACACCGGCGTCCTCAGCGGACGAAGTGGATGATAGGGTCGACGCGACCGAGGACGGCCGCCGAGTCGATCCGGGCTATCACCTGATCGGCGCGGGCCGCTGTGCGCTCGAACGTGCCATCGGGTTTCGCGCGCCGCCCCGCCTGTGGGTCAGCCGCTGCTGCAAGCAGCTGGGCCTCGGCGGCTATGTCGGCGCGCTCGTGCTGGTCACGGCCGCCCTGCTGGCGCTCGCGCTATGGCTCTTGCCTGCCGACCTGGCGCCCGGCTGGCTTGTGCTGCTGGCGCTGTGCTGGATTGTGCCGGCCAGCGAGGTCGCCACCGCGCTGGTCAACCGCGCGCTTGCCGGGCGCCTGGGCGCGACGATCCTGCCCGGCCTGGAGCTCAAGGCCGGCGTTCCGCCCGCGCTGCGGACGCTGGTGGTGGTGCCGACCCTGCTGACCGGCGAGGCCGACCTGTGCGAGCAGATTGAGCGGCTGGAAGTACATCACCTCGCTGGCGCAGGCGGCGAGCTGAGCTTTGCCTTGCTGACCGATGGCGTCGACGCGGACCGGGAGGCGCTGCCTGGCGATGCCCGGCTGCTTGCCGTGGCCAGCGCAGCGATCGCACGGCTGAACCAGCGCCATGGGCCGGGTCCCGCCGGCGATCGCTTTCTGTTGCTTCACCGCCGGCGCGTGTTCAACGCCGCGCAAGGCCAGTGGATGGGATGGGAGCGCAAACGCGGCAAGCTGCATGAGCTGAACCGGCTGCTGCGCGGCGCCAGCGACACCAGCTACGTGCCCGTCGACGGCCGGGCACCGCAAGTGCCGGCCGGCGTGCGCTACGTCATCACCCTCGACGCCGACACGCGGCTGCCACGCGATGCCGCGTTGCGGCTGATCGGCAAGATGGCCCATCCGCTGAACCAGCCACGGTTCGATGCGGCCCGGCAGCGCGTCGTGGGCGGCTACGGCATTCTCCAGCCGCGCGTCACGCCATCGCTGCCGATTGGCCGCGAGGGTTCGCTCTACCAGCGGGTCTTCTCCGGGCCGGGCGGCATCGATCCCTACGCGGCGGCCGCCTCCGACGTCTACCAGGATCTCTTTGGCGAGGGCTCCTATACGGGCAAGGGCATCTATGATGTCAATGCCTTTGAAGCGGCGCTCGGCGACCGGGTCCCGGAGAACACGCTGCTCAGCCATGACCTGTTCGAAGGGGTGTTCGCCCGTTCCGGGCTGGCCTCCGACGTCGAGGTGGTCGAAGAGTTTCCCGCGCGCTACGACGTGGCGGCCAGGCGCCAGCATCGGTGGACGCGTGGCGACTGGCAACTGCTTGGCTGGATCTTCGGGCACCATAAGGGCATCCACGCGGTGCCGGCCATCGGCCGCTGGAAGATGCTGGACAACCTGCGCCGCTCGCTGCTCGCGCCCCTGTTGCTGCTGAGTCTGGTGCTGTGCTGGTTCCTGCCCTGGCCGGCGGGGCCGCTGGCGACTGCCCTGCCGCTGGCTGCCCTTGCGATTCCGGCCGTCCTGCCCAGCGTCCTGTCCGGACTGCGACACCGCAGCGGTATGCGCCTGCGCAACCATATGCAGGCGCTACTCGCAGACCTGCGGCTAGCCGCCACGCAGACCCTGCTGGTGCTTGCGTTCGTGCCCGACCAGACCTGGCGCGCGGGTGATGCCATCGCGAGAACGCTGGCACGGCTGTATTCCACGCACCGCCACCTGCTCGAGTGGACCACGGCTGCGCAGTCCGCCACGCGCCCGCGGCTGGACCTGGCCGGCTTTTACCGGCAGATGGCCGGCGGCACTCTGCTCGCGCTGTCGATGGCCGCCGCCGGCGTGGGACTGTTGCCATCGTCATGGCCGCTTGTGCTGCCCTTTGTCCTGCTATGGCTGACGGCGCCGGCCCTTGCTCTATGGGCCAGCCGTGCGCCGGCCGTTGCGCGCCGGCTCGCCCTGCCGGAGGCCGACGCGCTGGCGCTGCGCCTCACGGCGCGCCGCACCTGGCGCTTCTTCGAGACTTTCGTCACGCCAGCGGACAACATGCTGCCGCCGGACAACTTCCAGGAGACGCCCAGGCCCGTGGTGGCGCATCGGACCTCGCCGACGAATATCGGGCTCTACCTGTTGTCGGCCATCGCCGCACGCGACTTCGGCTGGGCCGGGACCACCGAATCGGTCGAGCGCATGGAAGCGGCGTTCGGCGCGATGCGCAAGCTGCCGCGCTACCGGGGCCACTTCCACAACTGGTACGAAACGCTGAGCCTGCAGCCGCTGCATCCTGCCTATATTTCGTCGGTCGACAGCGGCAACCTGGCCGCGCACCTGATCGCGGTCGCCAACGCTTGTGAGGAATGGAAAAACGCTGCAGCGCCAGATCCCCGCCACGGCCTGGCGGACACTGCGCGGCTGGCAAACGAGGCCCTGGCGGCGCTGCCCTTCGCACACAGCGAACCCGGACGACAGCTTGGCGAATTACTGGCCGAGATCGACACCGTGCTCGCTGGCTCCCTCACCATGGCAACAGGAGCGACGGGGGCACCGGCACTCGGGCCCCTCACAGACAAGGTCGTCAGGCTGGTGCATGACAACCACCCCGCCGCCGGCGATGACCGTGTTGCCGACCTGACCTTCTGGGCCGGCGCGCTGCAGCGCGCCGTCATCGAGCATGAGCGCGACCAGCTGCAGCAGGCTGAAGTACCGCAGGCACTGGCTGCCAGGCTGACGGCGCTCGCCCATACCGCGCGCGAACTGGCGATGGCAATGGACTTCGCCTTCCTGCTCGATCCGGCGCGCAAGCTGTTGTCGATCGGCTATTCGCTTGCCGACAACCGGCCCGATGTCAGTTGCTACGACCTGCTCGCCTCCGAAGCGCGGCTCGCCAGCCTGTTCGCCATTGCCAAGGGGGACGTGTTGACCCCGCACTGGTTCCGGCTGGGGCGCATGGCGACGCCACTAGGCAAGGGCTCGGCACTGATCTCGTGGTCGGGCTCGATGTTCGAATACCTGATGCCGTCGCTGGTGATGCGCGCCCCTGCCGGCAGCCTGCTTGAACAGACCGCGCGCCTGGTGGTGGCGCGCCAGCAGGGCTACGGGCAGTCGCTGGGGATTCCCTGGGGCGTATCCGAATCGGCGTACAACGCCCGCGACAGGGAGTTCACCTACCAGTACTCGAACTTCGGCGTGCCCGGCCTGGGGCTCAAGCGCGGCCTGTCCGAGAACGCGGTGATCGCCCCCTATGCCACGGGACTGGCGGCCATGGTCGATCCGAAGGCTGCATGCGACAACTACCGTCGCCTGGCCGAACTCGGCGCCCTTGGATGCTACGGATTCTACGAGGCGCTGGATTACACGCGCGCGCGCCTGGCCGACAGCGAGACGGTCGCCATTGTGCGCAGCTTCATGGCGCACCACCAGGGCATGACCATCGTTGCCATCGCCAACGCCCTGCACGATGGCCGCATGCGCGCGCGCTTCCATCGCGAGCCGATGATCCAGTCCTGCGAACTGCTGCTGCAGGAACGCATGCCGCGCAACGTCGCCGTAGCGCATCCCCGCGCTGAGGAAGTGAAGGCCTCGGCGGCAGCGGTACTGCCCCAAGACTCTGCGGTGCGACGGTTCACGGCGCCGGCAACTGGCAATCCGGTCACCCATCTGCTGTCCAACGGCCGCTACACCGTGATGCTGACCACCACGGGAATGGGCTACAGCCGCTGGCGCGACCTGGCCGTGACGCGCTGGCGGGAAGATGCCACCCGCGACGATTCGGGCTCCTTCATCTTCCTGCGCGATACGCAAAGTGGCACCACCTGGTCTGCCAGCGCGCAGACGGCCGCCGATGGCGAGCGCGGCGGCGAAGTGGTTTTCGCCGAAGATTGCGCCGAGTTTGTCCGGCACGACGGCAGCCTGACAACCATCCTGGAAGTCCTGGTTTCCGGCGAGGACGACGGCGAGGTCCGCCGCGTATCGCTGGTCAACAACGGGCGCCGCCCACGCGAGATCGAACTCACTTCCTATGCGGAAATGGTGCTCGCCACGCGCGCGTCCTATGATGCACATCCGGCCTTCTCCCGGATGTTCATCCAGACCGCCCACCTGGCCGAGTCCGGTGCGCTGACCGCGACACGCCGCCTGCGTTCGCCCGAGGAGCCGCCGGTCTGGGCTGCCCACTTCAGCGTGGTGGAAGGCGACGTTGTCGCCGATCCGCAGTACGAGTCCGACCGCGCACGCTTCCTGGAAGGCGGCCGCACGCCCGCTGCGTGCGCAGTCGTCACAGCCGGACTGCCGCTCTCGAACACGGTCGGCACGGTCCTCGACCCGATCTTCTCGCTCAGGCAGCGCGTGCGGATTGCGCCCGGGGGCAGCGCGCGGGTGGCCTTCTGGACTGTCATTGCGACGTCGCATGCCGACCTGCTCGACCTGATCGACAAGCATCAGGACCGCAACGCCTTCGACCGGGCCAAGACCCTGGCATGGACGCAGGCCCAGGTCGAGCTCCGCCACCTTGACGTCGATGCGGCGGAAGCGGCCGACTTCCAGCGCCTCGCTGCGCCCCTGCTCTACGCCGATGCCCGCTTCAGGGCCCCGCCGAACGCCATCCTGCGCGGGGCCGGTCCGCAGTCGGCACTGTGGCCGCTGGCGATTTCCGGCGACTTGCCGGTTGTCCTCCTGCGCATCGACGAGATCGAGGACATCGTCCAGGTGCGCCAGTTGTTGCGCGCCCACGAGTACTGGCGCATGAAGGGGCTTGCCGTCGATCTGGTCATCGTCAACGAGCGCGCCTCTTCCTATATCCAGGATCTGCAGATAGCGATCGAGACCGCGGTTCGCAGCAGCCACTCGCAAAGCCACGCGAGCGAGGAAGGGGTCCACGACCCGATCCACGGCTCGGTCTACACCCTGCGTGCCGACATGATGCAGCCCGAAGCCCGCGCGCTGCTGCAGTCAGTCGCACGTGTCGCGCTGATTGCCCGACGCGGCGCCATCGCGGACCAGCTCGCCCGCCTGCCCGCAGTGGCGGCCCCACTTCCTGTACCTGTCCGGCGCCGCAAGCCCGCGCCACACTCACTGCCGCCGGTGCCGGCGCAGCCCGGGCTCGAGTTCTTCAACGGCCTGGGCGGCTTCGACCAGGACGGCCGGGAATATGTGGTGGTGCTGAACGCCGGCCAGTCGACCCCGGCCCCATGGATCAACGTGATCGCCAATCCCGGCTTCGGCTTCCAGGCGTCGGCCAGCGGCAGCGGCTACACCTGGGCGGAGAACAGTCGCGACAACCAGTTGACGCCCTGGTCCAACGATGCAGTTGCAGATCCGTGCGGCGAAGCGATCTATGTCCGCGACGAGGACAGCTTCCAGATCTGGAGCGCCACCGCGCAGCCGATCCGGGACAACGGCACCTATACAGCCCGCCATGGGCACGGCTACAGCCGCTTCACGCATGAGGCCAACGAGATTGCGCTGGCGTTGCTGCAGTACGTCGCGCTGGACGATCCGATCAAGATTTCGCGCCTGACGCTGCGCAACCTCTCCAGCGTTTCCCGCCGGCTTTCCGTGACGGCCTATACGGAATGGGTGCTCGGCACGTCCCGGGGTGCTTCGGCGCCGTTCATCGCCACGGCGCCCGACGAAGCCACCGGCGCCATCCTGATCCGCAATCCGTGGAGCACGGCGTTTCCGGGTCGCGTGGCCTTTGCCGATCTTGGCGGCAGGCAGACCGCCTGGACCGCCGATCGTACCGAGTTCCTTGGCCGGAATGGCGGCCCCGAAGCGCCCGCAGCGCTGCTCGGCAAGGCGCCCTTGTCCGGCACGACCGGTTCGGGCCTGGATCCCTGTACGGCCTTGCAGTGCAATGTCGAGCTCGCGGCCGACGAGACCGTCGAAGTCGTTTCGTTTATCGGACAATGCGCTTCGGCTGCCGAGGCCAGCGCGCTGATTGCGCGCTATCGCGAGACGGATCTCGACGCGGCGCTGGCTAGTGTGACCCGGCACTGGCAAGGCCTGCTTGGCGCGGTACAGGTCAGGACGCCGGACCGCGCCATGGACATCATGCTCAACGGCTGGCTTCTCTATCAGACACTCGCCTGCCGCATCCGGGCACGCTCGGCCTTCTACCAGGCAAGCGGCGCCTACGGATTCCGCGACCAGTTGCAGGATCACATGGCGCTCACCCTTGCCAGTCCGGACGCAACGCGACGGCATCTGCTACGCGCCGCCGGGCGGCAGTTCGTCGAGGGCGACGTCCAGCACTGGTGGCTGCCACATTCTGGGCAAGGCGTGCGAACACGGATCTCCGACGATCGCGTGTGGCTCGCGTTTGCGACCGCCAGCTATATCGCCAGCTCGGATGACACCGCCGTGCTGGACGAGATGGTGCCGTTCCTGGAAGGCCAGATCCTGGGCCCCACCGAGGCCGACGCCTTCTTCCAGCCGATGGTCTCGGATATATCGGCCTCGCTGTTCGAGCATTGTGCGCGGGGGATCGACAGCTGCATGGCGCACGCCGGCGACCACGGGCTGCCGCTGATCGGCGGCGGCGACTGGAACGATGGCATGAACCTTGTCGGGGCCGGCGGCAAGGGCGAAAGTGTCTGGCTGGGCTGGCTGCTGGTACGCACCCTCGCCATGTTTGCCCCGCTGGCGCAGACCCGTGATGCCGGGCGCGCCCGCCGCTGGCAGGCGCATGCGGCCTTGCTGCGCGAGGCGCTGGAGCGAGAGGCCTGGGATGGCGACTGGTATTGCCGCGCGACCTTCGACGACGGCACCTGGCTCGGCTCGAAAGACCGTGAGGAATGCCGTATCGACGCCATTGCGCAGTCCTGGGCCGTGCTGTCGGGCGCGGCCGATCCCGCCCGTGCCCGTGCGGCGATGGCCTCGCTGGAAAAGTACCTGGTGCGCCACGAAGACGGGCTGGCACTGCTGTTCACCCCTCCCTTCGACAAAGGTCCTCTCGACCCCGGCTACATCAAGGGCTACCCGCCCGGCCTGCGCGAGAACGGCGGACAATACAGTCATGCCGCGATGTGGGCAGTTCTCGCTTTTGCGAGACTCGGCGCGGCCGACAAGGCTGTCGAACTGTTCTCGCTGCTCAACCCCATCAACCATGCGCTGACACCTGTAGCGGTCGAGCGCTACAAGGTTGAGCCCTATGTGGTTGCGGCCGACGTCTACTCGGTGCCGCCCCACATCGGCCGCGGTGGCTGGACCTGGTACACGGGTGCCGCGGGATTGATGTATCGCGCCGGGGTGGAAGGCATCCTCGGCATCAGGAAAGAGGGAAACCGGCTGGTCATTGCCCCTTGCATTCCTGCCTCGTGGCCGGGCTTCAAGGCCACCGTGAACGTGGCGTCGACCCGTTATGAGATCAGCGTGGAGACGCCGTTGCACTGCGCCAGCGATGTCTCGCAGGCGATCCTCGACGGCGTCAGCATCCCCTGTAAGGACGGCCAGGCTAGTGTCCCTCTTGATGGGGGCGAGCACGCGCTGCTGGTCCTGGTCTAG